From one Acidobacteriota bacterium genomic stretch:
- a CDS encoding PKD domain-containing protein, whose translation MKEPISTNRNSLRLVLIAIVLTVTGGLAAGIVFIGRPGTETENSAGTMTAPIERPAIPESPNTEKEVAGVSDPDPARTSGSTVAPKKVREREPREHVTEKDGLQDLFGGGTVAERLKIPITEVSEVQQPFPLGDDSVDRLSDRRLESTADREENGSTEKRNGPMEAVKRNIAMMRDPALGYVPSDRLLAAKEYKDQLMRGNIAPISGVSWKEQGPHNLGGRTRALMVDPNDVTGNTVFAGSVSGGLWKTTNINSATPNWNPVNDLADNLAVTSIAYDPSNTLVMYFTTGEGYFNLDAVQGLGVWKSTDGGATWSQLAATNNSNFRFCQKVVVNSTGVVLVATSTGLRRSTDGGTTFTKVLGTGLLITGATSNFSYDVEIAANGDVYSSLDGSIHKSTTAGATFSAAQTLPITASRIELACAPNDANYVYALVELGTTVNGILRTTNGGTTWTSRTEPADADPGVPAADFSNGQGWYDLAIAVDPNNRDILFVGGIDLFKSSDGAGTWTQIAHWYGGFGFQYVHADQHNIVFQNGSSTVAYFVNDGGVYRTTNANAATPTIEDRNRNYRTAQFYSAAVRPTAQTPYYLAGAQDNGTHQFVNSGLQPTTEVTGGDGAFCHIDQDQPQFQFTQYIFNDFFRSTDGGASWTNVTASGGQFINPSDYDDVNNKMYAAKNAGQYLRWDDPQTGATFTTVSIAAFGAGGVSAVKVSPNTANRVFFGTDGGRVVRVDSANGAGVGTNISTGLPVAYVSSVEVETGNDNHLLATFSNYGVNSVWESTNGGTSWTSVEGNLPDMPIRWALFNPNNSDQAIIATELGVWSTDNLNGGSTVWGASNSGLANVRVDMLQTRQSDKYVIAATHGRGLFASDIFTDPTAIFNSDLQVSYIGKSIQFTSDSYKATSWSWDFGDGSSLSTSENPTHTYLTAGKFNVTLTINSGAAALTKTQYIHILPNRGTPYVVATDGGTFEVNPNDFGSQSTKGGVNKWERGVPGNFLVTVNSPVNVWKTDLDADLTSGDYISVLQTPSYNFTSSASAYTLRFRRSMEIAFCNGPFAVQLQYSTDKGQTWTRLGVNADPAATNWYNRGPATGCPVDASIFPDRYGWTVTSNNTLATYNITTGAPALVGQPDVTFRFVLSVAPGFSASGYAVDGFMIDDFEILGPANPPIGAAPTAANASIEGRVRSADGQGIRNATVMITGGGLSEPRYVQTGSFGAFRFDELPVGETYIVSVVSRRYVFANPTRVITLDDNVTDFNFEAVPR comes from the coding sequence ATGAAAGAACCAATTTCCACGAACCGAAACTCGTTGCGGCTGGTGTTGATCGCAATTGTATTGACCGTGACAGGCGGCCTCGCGGCCGGTATCGTTTTCATCGGCCGGCCGGGAACAGAAACGGAAAATTCTGCCGGCACGATGACTGCCCCGATTGAACGGCCCGCGATCCCTGAGTCTCCAAACACGGAAAAAGAGGTCGCGGGCGTCTCGGACCCGGATCCCGCGCGGACGAGCGGGTCGACCGTCGCCCCGAAAAAGGTTCGAGAACGCGAACCCCGCGAACACGTGACTGAGAAAGACGGATTACAAGACTTGTTCGGCGGCGGAACCGTCGCAGAACGCCTTAAGATACCGATCACGGAAGTTTCCGAGGTCCAACAACCATTTCCGCTCGGCGACGATTCCGTCGATCGCTTGTCCGACAGGCGCTTGGAGTCGACGGCCGACCGCGAGGAAAACGGATCGACGGAAAAGCGCAACGGCCCGATGGAAGCGGTTAAACGCAACATCGCGATGATGAGGGATCCGGCGCTGGGGTATGTCCCGAGTGACAGATTGCTTGCCGCCAAGGAATACAAAGATCAGTTGATGCGCGGCAACATTGCGCCGATCAGCGGTGTCAGCTGGAAGGAGCAAGGCCCTCACAATCTCGGCGGACGCACCCGCGCGCTGATGGTCGACCCGAATGACGTAACGGGCAACACCGTATTTGCGGGCAGCGTCAGCGGCGGTTTATGGAAGACGACGAACATCAACTCCGCCACGCCCAATTGGAATCCTGTCAACGATCTTGCCGATAACCTTGCCGTAACATCCATTGCATATGACCCATCTAATACGTTGGTTATGTATTTTACGACCGGAGAAGGTTATTTCAATCTGGATGCCGTTCAGGGACTTGGGGTTTGGAAAAGCACCGATGGCGGTGCAACCTGGTCTCAATTAGCCGCGACCAATAACTCGAACTTCAGATTTTGCCAGAAAGTCGTTGTCAACAGCACCGGTGTTGTTCTTGTTGCAACATCCACAGGTTTGCGCCGTTCGACCGATGGAGGCACAACCTTCACAAAGGTCTTGGGCACGGGGCTCTTGATCACCGGGGCCACGAGCAATTTCTCATATGACGTTGAAATTGCCGCCAACGGAGACGTCTATAGTTCGCTCGACGGGTCAATTCACAAATCAACAACCGCGGGTGCGACATTTTCCGCCGCCCAAACTCTTCCGATCACGGCTTCAAGGATCGAACTTGCTTGCGCGCCCAACGATGCCAATTATGTCTACGCGCTTGTTGAGTTAGGGACTACCGTCAACGGAATCTTAAGAACTACCAACGGAGGAACAACCTGGACCTCAAGAACCGAACCGGCGGATGCCGATCCCGGCGTTCCGGCGGCGGATTTTTCAAATGGTCAGGGTTGGTATGATCTTGCGATTGCGGTTGACCCGAATAACAGAGACATTCTCTTTGTCGGCGGAATTGATTTGTTTAAGAGTTCGGATGGTGCCGGCACCTGGACTCAGATCGCTCACTGGTATGGCGGGTTTGGTTTCCAGTATGTTCACGCCGACCAGCACAATATCGTTTTCCAAAACGGCAGTTCGACGGTCGCGTATTTCGTGAACGACGGCGGGGTCTATCGGACGACGAATGCGAATGCTGCAACACCGACGATCGAAGACCGAAACCGGAATTACCGGACCGCACAGTTCTATTCTGCCGCGGTGCGTCCCACGGCCCAAACGCCCTACTATCTTGCCGGCGCCCAGGATAACGGCACGCATCAGTTTGTCAACAGCGGACTGCAGCCGACCACGGAAGTGACCGGCGGTGACGGGGCTTTTTGCCATATTGACCAGGATCAGCCGCAATTTCAATTCACACAATATATCTTCAATGATTTCTTTCGTTCGACCGATGGCGGCGCCAGCTGGACGAATGTCACCGCATCCGGCGGGCAGTTTATCAATCCCTCGGACTACGACGATGTCAACAACAAGATGTACGCCGCCAAGAACGCCGGTCAGTATCTTCGCTGGGACGATCCTCAGACGGGAGCGACATTTACGACCGTTAGCATTGCCGCATTCGGCGCCGGCGGCGTGTCGGCGGTCAAGGTTTCGCCGAATACCGCCAATCGGGTTTTCTTTGGAACCGATGGCGGAAGGGTCGTCCGGGTAGATAGCGCGAATGGAGCAGGCGTCGGAACAAATATCAGCACGGGCCTTCCCGTCGCATATGTTTCGAGCGTCGAAGTCGAGACGGGCAATGACAATCACCTCTTGGCGACATTCAGCAACTATGGTGTCAACAGCGTTTGGGAAAGCACGAACGGCGGGACAAGTTGGACATCGGTTGAAGGCAATTTGCCCGATATGCCGATTCGCTGGGCGCTGTTCAATCCAAACAACAGCGATCAGGCGATAATTGCCACCGAATTGGGCGTCTGGAGCACCGACAATCTCAACGGCGGCTCAACCGTTTGGGGGGCAAGCAATTCGGGACTCGCCAACGTCCGGGTGGATATGCTCCAGACCCGCCAGAGCGACAAGTACGTGATCGCGGCAACGCACGGGCGTGGACTGTTTGCGTCCGATATTTTTACCGACCCGACCGCGATCTTCAATTCCGACCTGCAAGTCAGCTACATTGGCAAATCCATCCAATTTACGAGTGATAGTTACAAAGCTACCTCGTGGTCGTGGGATTTCGGCGACGGTTCTTCGCTTTCAACTTCCGAGAACCCGACGCATACCTATCTGACAGCTGGTAAGTTCAATGTTACGCTGACCATCAACAGCGGCGCGGCGGCCTTGACAAAGACTCAGTACATTCACATCTTGCCCAACCGCGGAACGCCGTATGTCGTGGCAACCGATGGCGGCACCTTTGAAGTCAACCCGAATGATTTCGGTTCGCAGTCGACCAAAGGCGGCGTCAACAAATGGGAACGAGGCGTGCCGGGCAATTTTCTGGTAACGGTCAATTCACCGGTCAACGTCTGGAAAACCGACCTCGATGCGGATCTGACATCGGGCGATTATATCAGCGTTCTTCAGACCCCGAGCTACAATTTTACGTCCTCGGCAAGTGCGTACACGTTGCGGTTCAGAAGAAGTATGGAGATCGCTTTCTGCAACGGCCCGTTCGCCGTCCAGTTGCAGTACTCGACCGACAAAGGCCAAACCTGGACGAGGCTCGGAGTCAATGCCGATCCGGCGGCGACGAACTGGTATAACCGCGGTCCCGCGACCGGATGTCCCGTCGACGCCAGCATCTTTCCCGATCGCTATGGTTGGACGGTCACATCCAACAACACTCTGGCGACATACAACATTACGACCGGCGCACCAGCTCTGGTCGGTCAGCCGGACGTGACGTTCCGGTTCGTTTTGTCTGTCGCACCGGGGTTTAGCGCGAGCGGTTATGCCGTTGACGGATTTATGATCGACGACTTCGAGATTCTCGGACCGGCCAATCCGCCGATCGGCGCCGCACCGACCGCGGCGAACGCTTCGATCGAAGGCCGCGTGCGTTCGGCCGACGGACAGGGAATCCGCAACGCGACGGTGATGATCACCGGTGGCGGTCTGAGCGAACCTCGGTACGTGCAGACGGGCAGCTTCGGCGCGTTCCGGTTCGACGAACTGCCGGTCGGCGAGACATACATCGTCTCGGTCGTCTCAAGACGGTATGTCTTCGCCAATCCGACGCGCGTCATTACGCTTGACGACAACGTGACCGACTTCAATTTCGAAGCGGTTCCGAGATAA
- a CDS encoding divalent metal cation transporter — protein MFLARFSPRKFVQRLARIPARIRRNLSNYRLVAYIAVLGPGIIAANAGNDASGIATYSTVGAGYGYTLLWVFIPMMISLIIVQEMCVRMGVITGQGLADLIREQFGVRWTALIMLALLIANTGVIISEFVGIAQASELFGIPRYLTIPLTAGLIWWLVVKGTQKRVEQVFLAMSLVFLGYVISAFLARPVWSDVGTQLLEPNFEMHSGYLFTVMALIGTTITPFMQVYVQSSVVEKALDEEDLPLARADVVVGTIFACLIAAFIVICTAATLHLRGVTEIDSAATAANALAPVAGEYARYLFGIGLFGAAMLAMGVLPLATAYSLSEALGFEKGLSRSFREAPIFLGIFTALIVVGMVVAMIPHIPQIKLLIFTQSINGVLLPFILVAIVSLSSNREIMGEHANGVIFKIVAWLITAVVSTLSLMLIGKVIVDMF, from the coding sequence ATGTTTCTGGCAAGGTTTTCTCCGCGAAAATTTGTCCAACGCCTGGCGCGCATTCCGGCGCGCATCCGTCGTAATCTCTCCAATTACAGGCTTGTCGCCTACATCGCCGTTCTCGGCCCCGGAATCATCGCCGCCAACGCCGGCAATGACGCGAGCGGCATCGCCACATATTCAACGGTCGGAGCCGGCTACGGTTACACGCTCCTTTGGGTCTTCATTCCGATGATGATCTCGCTGATCATCGTCCAGGAAATGTGCGTCCGGATGGGTGTGATCACCGGCCAGGGGCTCGCCGACCTCATTCGCGAGCAGTTCGGCGTTCGCTGGACGGCGCTGATCATGCTTGCGCTATTGATCGCGAATACGGGCGTCATCATCTCGGAATTCGTCGGCATCGCCCAAGCCTCGGAGCTTTTCGGAATTCCCCGCTACCTGACGATTCCGCTCACCGCCGGACTGATCTGGTGGCTCGTCGTAAAGGGAACCCAAAAACGCGTCGAACAGGTGTTCCTCGCGATGTCACTGGTCTTTCTCGGCTATGTAATCTCCGCCTTTCTCGCAAGACCCGTCTGGTCTGATGTCGGCACACAGCTTCTTGAACCGAATTTCGAAATGCATTCCGGTTATCTGTTCACCGTGATGGCGCTCATCGGCACGACGATCACGCCGTTTATGCAGGTCTATGTTCAGTCGTCGGTGGTCGAAAAAGCGCTCGACGAAGAAGATCTGCCGCTCGCCCGCGCAGATGTCGTCGTCGGAACGATCTTCGCCTGCCTGATCGCGGCGTTCATCGTCATCTGCACGGCCGCGACGCTCCATCTCCGCGGGGTGACGGAGATCGACTCCGCCGCGACCGCCGCCAACGCGCTCGCTCCGGTCGCTGGCGAATATGCACGATATCTCTTCGGAATCGGGCTTTTCGGTGCGGCGATGCTCGCAATGGGAGTCTTGCCGCTGGCGACCGCCTACAGCCTGAGCGAGGCACTCGGATTTGAAAAGGGACTCTCGCGTTCGTTTCGCGAGGCGCCGATATTTCTCGGGATTTTCACCGCGCTGATCGTCGTCGGGATGGTCGTCGCGATGATTCCGCATATCCCGCAGATCAAACTTCTTATTTTTACCCAAAGCATCAACGGCGTACTGCTGCCGTTCATTCTGGTCGCCATCGTCTCGCTCTCGTCGAATCGTGAGATCATGGGCGAACACGCGAATGGAGTCATCTTCAAGATCGTCGCCTGGCTCATCACGGCGGTCGTTTCCACCTTGTCGCTGATGTTGATTGGAAAAGTCATCGTTGATATGTTTTAA
- a CDS encoding carboxypeptidase regulatory-like domain-containing protein, with the protein MCGEKGTDGRRVASKTNSSRFRVRAIIIGFSVLAFISTLVAASYQGSWRAGAEAGRRAGSLSAMPVPDQLPVYGGEAETVTASLVQTIDTSLFSPASPDPAGIAYNPTLDRLIVVDSEVDETTGAGYHGVNMWQITRNGAVTDSGTTLVWGGITNDEPTGADYDPVTNTLFVSTDQPSATCRIYLVQPGADGRFGTADDGLRTINTNPIIGTSSPDTEDPVFDPATGHLFFLNGQTTPVNPQVFRIDPVNGIFGDGDDVATHFDIGNGAIDAEGLTIDEARDTLLVGVLNSPSSNKKIYEFTKGGTLVRIIDASGIAGLRYLSGMTMAPASNGSGRWNIWIVDRAVDNDSVPTENDGKLFEISVPAGGNTPPVVTSVAAGPTDPKTNDVLTATVNARDDDGNPLTFAYQWLRNGSAIIGETGSTLDLSVPGNGDKGDIISVRATASDGTASSTPRTSAAITILNSAPVLNLSDLSYPEGAAISVSAAATDADNDSLTYSATGLPAGLSIDSATGLITGTIPAGARTGSPYAAVVTARDPDSTRTAPIKQIQAITNNITPSGVNSVTLAYTYAPTPGNLLIAEGRFGTGRTPTMPAGWQLAVANTLSSSPRAVVFYKIAGAAEPQSVTLTASGNVSSMSLTLFEYAGLKSEQASVFDTGAANNLASASSISSGATPVTTQADELLIAGLHLGGSRAFGNTWTNGFRYLTSANYHEFAYKVVSATGSFETTESWGGTATSASMTLASFKGAGPLTIPGAVVTDDFVWIVTPPAVSLSVSSDNGSEAAGTQITVTANSSAAVVGDQTVSLGVSGMNVTAGDYTLSGQTITIPNGAVIGTATFGIVDDGLVEGTETATLTISDPSSGIVLGSPTSRTVTIADNDLPPTTTIDSYPPDPSNDSSPTFTFSGTDPFAAGNFDAPLSFECRLGTDAFVPCTSPVTYVGLADGVYTFEVRSIDNAGNIDPTPAFHNWRIHTELPSITYAPLASTPSVDDIPLIVTATDDLGIDWVSVKYSVNGGAFASSPCSGSGPYNCAIPGNDVGSAVAYYVEACDLAGNLTTDTGPTSPNLYSVGAAGVPEGTYAHIALSNGSWLGGNVLVIEDLALGGVISTGAHTLSIGCPATITPADDEGKYVNGGLEKIFCASPETFKFPIGENGYAPVEVIVTDLGANPSSLTIRSFDAGLTGFDPLESLTRNWQIDETGELTATLRFFYPAVDAVGNEANYRVWRREGNGFDTDMCLAPCVDAVNHVIGPVAGLTSFSRWTGAGPLVPTAANVSIAGRVLTSAGQGIRNATVTIAGGGLTEPITVVTGSFGYYKFEGLEAGGVYVVSVSSKRFVFAVPSRVVGAADDVTDLDFVANGPPE; encoded by the coding sequence ATGTGCGGTGAAAAGGGTACGGATGGACGGCGCGTTGCTTCGAAGACGAATTCATCCCGATTTCGTGTGCGAGCGATCATTATCGGTTTTTCGGTTCTCGCGTTCATCTCGACGCTTGTGGCGGCGTCGTATCAAGGATCTTGGCGGGCCGGCGCGGAGGCCGGACGGCGCGCCGGCAGTTTGTCGGCGATGCCGGTTCCGGATCAACTGCCGGTTTACGGCGGCGAGGCCGAAACGGTAACCGCGAGCCTCGTTCAAACCATCGACACGTCACTGTTCTCACCCGCGAGCCCCGACCCGGCCGGCATCGCCTATAACCCGACTCTTGACCGCCTGATCGTCGTCGACTCCGAGGTCGACGAGACAACGGGCGCGGGCTATCACGGCGTGAATATGTGGCAGATCACGCGGAACGGAGCTGTCACCGATAGCGGGACGACACTCGTCTGGGGCGGTATCACGAATGACGAACCGACCGGAGCCGACTACGATCCGGTGACAAACACGTTGTTCGTTTCGACGGACCAGCCGAGCGCGACCTGCCGGATCTATCTCGTGCAGCCCGGCGCCGACGGACGGTTCGGTACGGCCGACGACGGCCTGCGGACGATCAACACCAACCCGATCATCGGAACTTCGTCACCGGACACGGAAGATCCGGTCTTCGATCCGGCGACGGGGCATCTGTTCTTTCTCAACGGCCAGACGACGCCGGTCAACCCGCAGGTCTTCCGGATCGATCCGGTCAACGGCATCTTCGGTGACGGCGACGATGTCGCAACCCATTTCGATATCGGCAACGGCGCGATCGACGCCGAAGGACTTACGATCGATGAGGCGCGCGACACGCTGCTCGTCGGCGTGCTGAATTCGCCGAGTTCCAACAAGAAGATCTACGAATTTACCAAGGGTGGAACGCTCGTCCGGATCATCGACGCGAGCGGGATCGCCGGACTGAGATATCTTTCGGGAATGACGATGGCGCCGGCCAGCAACGGCTCGGGCAGGTGGAACATTTGGATCGTCGACCGCGCCGTCGACAACGACAGCGTCCCGACCGAGAACGACGGCAAGCTCTTTGAGATCTCGGTTCCGGCGGGCGGCAACACGCCGCCGGTCGTGACCTCGGTCGCGGCGGGCCCGACGGATCCGAAAACGAATGATGTTCTGACGGCGACAGTCAATGCCCGCGACGATGACGGCAACCCGTTGACGTTCGCGTATCAGTGGCTCAGGAACGGCTCGGCGATCATCGGCGAAACCGGCTCGACGCTCGATCTTTCGGTTCCGGGCAACGGCGACAAGGGCGACATCATTTCGGTTCGCGCGACCGCATCCGACGGGACCGCGAGCAGTACGCCGCGTACGTCCGCGGCGATCACGATACTGAATTCGGCGCCCGTCCTGAACCTTTCCGACCTTTCATATCCCGAAGGCGCGGCGATCAGCGTTTCGGCCGCCGCGACCGACGCCGACAATGACTCGCTGACGTACAGCGCCACGGGCTTGCCGGCGGGGCTCAGCATCGACTCCGCGACCGGACTCATCACCGGCACGATCCCGGCCGGAGCGAGAACCGGCAGCCCGTATGCGGCGGTGGTCACGGCGCGCGACCCGGATTCGACGCGGACTGCTCCGATCAAGCAGATCCAGGCGATCACCAACAACATCACGCCGAGCGGGGTCAATTCCGTGACGCTTGCCTACACCTATGCGCCGACTCCCGGCAATCTGCTCATCGCGGAGGGCCGCTTCGGCACCGGCAGGACGCCGACGATGCCCGCGGGCTGGCAGCTCGCGGTCGCGAATACCTTGTCGAGCAGCCCGCGGGCGGTGGTTTTCTACAAGATCGCCGGAGCGGCTGAGCCGCAAAGCGTAACCCTCACCGCGAGCGGGAACGTCTCGTCGATGAGCCTCACGCTTTTCGAGTATGCCGGTCTGAAGTCGGAACAGGCGAGCGTTTTTGACACGGGCGCGGCGAATAATCTTGCGAGCGCTTCGAGCATCTCGAGCGGCGCGACACCCGTCACGACGCAGGCTGACGAACTTCTGATCGCGGGTCTCCACCTCGGCGGTTCGCGCGCTTTCGGCAACACCTGGACCAACGGTTTCAGGTATCTCACATCGGCGAACTATCACGAATTCGCCTACAAGGTGGTTTCGGCGACGGGGAGTTTCGAAACGACCGAATCGTGGGGCGGAACCGCGACCAGCGCCTCGATGACGCTCGCGAGTTTCAAGGGAGCCGGGCCGTTGACGATTCCGGGAGCGGTTGTGACTGACGATTTTGTTTGGATTGTCACGCCGCCGGCGGTCAGTCTGTCGGTCAGCTCAGATAACGGAAGCGAGGCGGCGGGGACTCAAATAACCGTTACCGCAAATTCTTCGGCCGCGGTAGTCGGCGACCAAACGGTCAGTCTCGGCGTCTCGGGAATGAACGTCACCGCCGGCGATTACACGCTGAGCGGCCAGACGATCACGATCCCGAACGGTGCGGTCATCGGAACCGCAACTTTCGGGATCGTCGACGATGGCCTGGTTGAGGGAACCGAAACGGCGACGCTGACGATCTCCGATCCGTCATCCGGAATTGTCCTCGGATCCCCGACCTCACGAACGGTGACGATCGCCGACAACGACCTGCCGCCGACGACGACGATCGATTCTTATCCTCCCGACCCGAGCAACGATTCGTCGCCGACATTTACCTTCAGCGGTACCGACCCGTTCGCCGCCGGCAATTTCGACGCGCCGTTGTCGTTCGAATGCCGTCTCGGAACCGATGCGTTTGTACCGTGCACCTCACCGGTCACTTACGTCGGACTCGCCGATGGCGTTTACACGTTCGAGGTCAGGTCGATCGACAACGCGGGAAACATCGACCCGACGCCCGCATTCCACAATTGGCGGATCCATACTGAATTGCCTTCGATCACATATGCACCGCTGGCGTCCACGCCGTCCGTCGATGACATTCCGCTGATCGTGACGGCGACCGATGATCTCGGGATCGATTGGGTCTCGGTGAAATACTCGGTCAACGGCGGGGCTTTCGCATCGAGCCCGTGTTCGGGCAGCGGTCCGTACAACTGCGCGATCCCCGGAAACGATGTTGGAAGTGCCGTCGCCTATTATGTCGAGGCCTGCGATCTGGCGGGAAATCTGACGACCGATACCGGACCGACAAGCCCGAATCTTTATTCGGTCGGCGCGGCGGGCGTGCCCGAGGGAACCTACGCCCACATCGCGCTTTCGAACGGTTCGTGGCTCGGCGGCAATGTGCTCGTTATCGAGGATCTCGCACTTGGCGGCGTAATATCGACCGGCGCGCATACGCTCTCGATCGGTTGTCCGGCGACGATCACGCCCGCTGACGACGAGGGCAAATACGTGAACGGCGGCTTGGAAAAGATTTTTTGCGCGAGCCCGGAAACCTTCAAGTTCCCGATCGGAGAGAACGGATACGCGCCGGTCGAAGTGATCGTCACGGATCTCGGCGCGAATCCTTCTAGCCTGACGATCAGATCGTTCGATGCCGGACTCACCGGCTTTGATCCGCTCGAGTCTCTGACGCGCAACTGGCAGATCGATGAAACGGGTGAACTGACGGCGACGTTGAGGTTCTTTTACCCGGCCGTCGATGCCGTCGGCAATGAGGCGAATTATCGGGTCTGGCGACGCGAAGGCAACGGATTTGACACGGATATGTGTCTCGCGCCTTGCGTCGATGCCGTGAACCACGTGATCGGCCCGGTCGCGGGTTTAACGTCGTTTTCACGCTGGACCGGTGCCGGGCCGCTCGTGCCGACCGCGGCCAACGTTTCGATCGCGGGGCGCGTCCTGACATCCGCCGGACAGGGAATCAGGAATGCGACGGTGACGATCGCGGGCGGCGGTCTCACGGAGCCGATAACGGTCGTGACCGGTTCGTTCGGATACTACAAATTCGAGGGGCTCGAGGCGGGCGGGGTCTACGTCGTTTCGGTAAGTTCGAAGCGATTCGTGTTTGCCGTGCCGAGCCGCGTAGTCGGCGCGGCAGACGATGTCACGGACCTCGACTTCGTGGCGAACGGCCCGCCCGAATGA
- a CDS encoding mechanosensitive ion channel family protein, giving the protein MAISELRKKTFVLIFYAGIITILLLLTPSDETARSYLGAQFPEMESSGAMATQVGQTIVSLVLNVLHIVKIFFWMALVIMFVRYVNFFVFNILLRNSTQSEVSSLIKSVVSIIVSIVAFFIIFQSQYPKVELAPLFTGSTILGIVVGLALQDTLGNLFAGIALQADQPFQVGDVINLQNNRWMGVVEQVSWRGVKIRTFQNKIVVISNAVLGREFIEVAPKDNLNARLVFFNTLYSKSPTKTIHLIRDVVSRAENVSPKFRPIVRIRNLGDNGIDYEVKYWLEDYSKFNDTDALVRQRIWYAFQREGIHFAFPTRTLHFEKQPFEPDSAEMFSEIFLRLNEVTLFAPLTDDETRRIAEKVVSKIFSPDEPIVRRGQEGSSMFIIHRGSVKIQIREEGKPKEVMRLAEGDFFGEMALFTGEPRAATVIALEETEVLEITHDTLKPILEDDPELVERFSEIIEARRAELHEASTAITLSGEAGKSGVFESIRKFFGLK; this is encoded by the coding sequence ATGGCGATTTCCGAACTCCGAAAAAAGACCTTCGTTCTGATCTTCTACGCCGGGATCATCACGATCCTGCTGCTCCTGACACCGTCCGACGAGACGGCTCGAAGTTATCTCGGCGCGCAGTTCCCCGAAATGGAAAGCAGCGGCGCGATGGCGACGCAGGTCGGTCAGACGATCGTCAGCCTGGTTCTCAATGTCCTCCATATCGTCAAGATATTCTTCTGGATGGCGCTCGTCATTATGTTCGTGCGCTACGTCAACTTCTTTGTTTTCAACATTTTGCTTCGGAACTCGACGCAAAGCGAGGTGTCGTCGCTGATAAAGTCGGTTGTTTCGATCATCGTTTCGATCGTCGCCTTTTTCATCATCTTCCAATCGCAGTACCCGAAGGTCGAACTTGCGCCGCTGTTTACCGGATCGACGATTCTTGGGATCGTCGTCGGTCTCGCGTTGCAGGACACGCTCGGCAACCTCTTCGCCGGGATCGCGCTTCAGGCCGACCAGCCGTTTCAGGTCGGCGACGTCATCAACCTTCAGAACAACCGCTGGATGGGCGTCGTCGAGCAGGTTTCGTGGCGCGGCGTGAAGATCCGAACGTTCCAGAACAAGATCGTCGTCATCAGCAACGCGGTGCTCGGTCGTGAATTCATCGAGGTCGCGCCGAAGGACAATCTGAACGCCCGGCTCGTCTTCTTCAACACGCTTTATTCGAAATCGCCGACAAAGACCATCCATTTGATCAGGGATGTCGTGTCCCGTGCCGAGAACGTTTCGCCGAAGTTCCGGCCGATCGTGCGGATCAGGAATCTCGGCGACAACGGGATTGATTACGAAGTGAAATACTGGCTCGAGGACTACTCGAAGTTCAACGATACGGACGCGCTTGTCAGACAGCGCATTTGGTACGCGTTTCAGAGAGAGGGTATCCATTTCGCGTTTCCGACGCGGACGCTTCATTTTGAGAAACAACCCTTCGAGCCTGATTCCGCCGAAATGTTCAGCGAGATCTTTCTGCGGCTTAACGAAGTGACGCTTTTTGCGCCGCTGACCGACGACGAAACGCGTCGCATTGCCGAAAAGGTCGTCTCGAAGATCTTCTCGCCGGACGAACCGATCGTGCGCCGCGGCCAGGAAGGCAGTTCGATGTTCATCATCCATCGTGGCTCGGTCAAGATCCAGATCCGCGAAGAAGGCAAACCGAAGGAGGTAATGAGGCTCGCCGAAGGCGATTTCTTCGGCGAAATGGCGCTCTTTACGGGTGAACCGCGGGCGGCGACGGTGATCGCCCTCGAGGAAACGGAGGTCCTCGAGATCACGCACGACACTTTGAAGCCGATCCTTGAAGACGACCCGGAATTGGTCGAGCGCTTCAGCGAGATCATCGAAGCGCGTCGCGCCGAACTCCACGAGGCTTCGACAGCGATCACGCTGTCGGGCGAGGCCGGAAAGTCAGGGGTGTTCGAATCGATCCGAAAGTTCTTCGGCCTCAAATGA